The sequence GAATATTTTCCATCGATTCAATCGTTTCCGGAAATTTTAGAACAGTCTGTTTAGGACAAACGTGGTGATGAGCGAGGAGGTGCAATGGAACGTTCGGCCAGGTTTGGTGATTGGTCAGAGCATATGAGTTCTTCGGGCAAGAAGTATTATTACAACTGCAAAACAGAAGTTTCTCAGTGGGAAAAACCACGGGAATGGATTAGTCGAACAGAAAACCGACAACGTCAGTCCAATGATTATTCTTCTAGGTCAAGTACGTCTAATAATATTATATCgctaaataaatttcttcaatTCAAAAACGATCCTTTGCTCGCTGTTAGCATCCTTCTTtacaaaaatacaatttctcaTATTTTAATGATTATGATTTGTTGTTTCATTATaagtacatttattatatttaacattaaaGGAATTGTTCAgtatagaatttcattttttttgctCGTAGGTCATGATAAACATTCCAACTCGCGGTCAAATAGTAGCAGTGTGCGAGATGGTAAATCATCGCGTCAGACCGACAAACGAGAATATTGGAGCTCATGCAGTGGAAgtggtggtagtggtagtaGAGAAGATGTTTCTATTAGGGAAagggaaagggaaaaagaacggGAAAGAGAACGAGAACGCGAAAGAGATCGAGAACCAGGTAGAGAAGAAACGGGAGTGGAGCGTCAAGCACAAGATATGGATATATCTCCAGGTGATTCTACTCCAACTTCCGAACCTCTGACATCTTGTACCCACGATCCACTGCCTCAAGGTCCTGTTTTGTTAGCCACTGGTATGTTCTATCCAAACAGTACAATAATGGAAAGTGAAATAAATAGGAAGGTTATATTAATAGATTGATAATTGATTATAGCGTTACCTCGGTTAACATCACATCCACCATCTACACCGCAAACACCTGGAAAACTTAATTCACCAACACAACAAGGAAACAGTAATGCTCCAGGTCCACCGGTTTCATTAGCAAATCTTCCAAGACTTTTGTCTCAAATCACAGGCAATAAGGAACAACCCGACATTACACCACAGAAAGCATTACAAACACTTCAAACAGCTGCTATTCTATTGTCTAGACAGGTAAGTTTATGTTTACATgtttaaattcttatttttttttaaattaatgacaattatcttttttcaattaatataacataattgacataatattttgattaacataacgatattacgttccattcataaatattgtattaaaaatctatttacatattttaatttgattctACTTCCAAACcttcttaattaaaaaatttttatgtattttaaaatgatcaatgatattttttgtattataaaaaattatcatacatgcgcgcgcgcgtgtgggTGTGTAtgacaattaaataaatatatatatgtatgcatagtAATAGAAGAAGGTCTAACTGAAGATATGCTGGAATAACTGGAAATGCTAGTTATTAATCATAAATTAACATTTCTGTATCTTTCTCTTGAAAGTTATACATTTTctacataattaaatatttagtttcctttttttcaaacTTATACAAAATTGCTTTTCATGATTGGCATTTAAACTCTTATAAACTTTTAttgcaatttaaattttaagataTGCAGGGTATGGTAGAATATCTCAGAAgagattaaaattatcaaaaaaaaaaaaatattttaacaaaatttatttggtTTGAAAGGGAATATTATATgacttcattttttaaaatagaactatatatttcttaatacattaatacattaatcgatcCATCTTAGCatttcttatgaaaaaatattaaccTATTTATGTTGAAAAACTATTAGTGTTTGTAGATATTTTAACTGTAATTTGTCATACGAAAGACAGGGAAAGACGTGAAGTGACATTCTTCTATTTATGTTATCTTTCATACGTTGCAATCTGCAAAAATGCAATTTCCATCATATGATGCCCCCTCTTTAAACCAAACAACtttagttaaaatatttttctgataaCTTTAATCCCTTGTGAGACATTCTATCGTTTCAAATTAAACAAAACATCCTGTATGTAAAAGTACtctaattttttactaatttgTGCCATTAGATTGATAATAATGTAtctttatattatgtaattttaattgatttattttagTTGTTTTAGTCTTTCAAATAAGAAACTTTACACATAAGAAATGCGataattgttaaaattattcgattatcgATTATGTTTTTATGTAGCAGTCAGCTAGTGGTGACCGAAATAATAGTGGAAATGACGTAATGGTTCCACTAAAGGTTGATACAAGTGGTAATGTTACAAATGAGGGACCACCTACTCCCACACATTCGGAAACCCAGGATTGTATCGATGCTCGAAAATGTATGTTGATAATCagtaaattaatttgtatttaataaaatcatagtaatcgtaataattaataatcgccTACTTGTTTTCCTTTCATAGTAACGAGTCCTGGGGCGACGAATTCTGGAGTACAAGGTTTAAGCTCATTGCAAAATCTTAGTACATTAGGTTCCCTTGGAAATTTAAGTAATACAGGTTTACAAGCATTGTCTAGAGTACAGCCTCCTTTAACACCTTCCTTAACACCATCACTTGCTAATCACTATCGGGAAGATTTAACGCAACATGTGCGTGCCTTTCCTGCTGATATTCTTGAAAAACAggtatatgatgtatatataattattttgaaaattgtagattatatattttaaaaattatatgttataatgattcattaaacaatatattgaataatatttgGGTAATTGTTTTTAGGCACAGAAGCTTAGTGAAGAAGCACACACAATGGGAAGTTTGCAGTGTACAAGAGTGTCGGCAGAGTTAAAGACGGCACGATCGATAGTGAGGCTGACAGAAATTCAAGCAACGTTACAGGAACAaaggtatatatcattatattaaaatcatataaaagaaaatcattatattaaattaaatcaattgATCTTTTTTAACATTCTAGGATATTATTTCTCCGTCAACAAATTCAAACATTGGAGGAGCTAAAATCCCAAAATTCCTTCATGTCTGACGATTCTTAGTGTAAgaaactttataaaataattataattacaatctATAATTGATTCATgcaaaaataaaacataattattaatattctcaTTAATATTGAATAATTAAGATTGTACCTAAATTATAATATCATGATAGAAGTGGTAAAAATAGTAATGAATATGGGCTGCCCAGAGAGGATTGGCTGTTCCATTTATCAGATAGTGAGTCATATTACAACTGATCAGGAAACCCACCTCTCTAGGAAGCACAGGAGGCCTATCCACAAGCAGACACAACACACTAAGCAAATAGAAAATGAATCTATTCTATCAGTTCATTGCAAACTATTGAATTGTCCACATCGTCTTGTATTACCTATGTTATACGTGTCAATGTTTCATATCCCAAGATTAAGCGGCATTTTAACTAGTTGAAACATTTTTGTTGTAAATCTCGGAATAAAATTCGTGCCAGAAGTTTTAATTCAATTCTTTATCGCCATTGTCTTACCTAATTCCCATATGTATAGGAGGAAGTAGATTTGCTCTGTAATTACAGCAATCTTTTttcctatttaaaatttatccttaatatattaatgttaaaagaaaaataaatatatacaactaAAATTTCTAGTGGACGAAATTGAAActtgtataaaatttgtaaataattttaaagatttACAATAACTTAATATATGTTACTCATTTTCAGTTTTTTGAAAGCACTTTAACACTGCATTACAAACACAGATTGTGCAGAGTGTGCCAAAATCAGGTTAAATAAGTCAAACACTCAGTGTATCTCAATCttagataatttttattttttgcataAACTCCTCATACAGCTGTACCACATAAGAAAATGACTTAATGTTGTATAATTGTATAACTCTTGTAAGCGAAAACTGAATACGTAGATTTTATAGTAGACAATGTGACACGATAATGAATTGGAACCTTTAATTAGTAATAACTGGGCTACTTTGTATAGAATTGTGTAGAATTAATCTAATTTATAATCActtgattttgtaaaatttttgaattatgaaagaaatatttatatactttgcCCACTCTAATTTTGTTCAAAGAAGATACTTTTGCTTATTTTTTCTGTATTGTGAGTTGAGATATACCAcgtaactaaaataaaatattttttactaaaaAAACGCATAGAAcagactatatatatatatatatatatatatatatatatatatatatcaggaTGTTAAAACCACGAATATTAGAGTAAGTTATAGTATGGATTTCTtagtttgtatattttctttgaGGAACTGTTAAGGAGTGAGCTTGAtacttatagaaataaaaagcaaCGTGAAATGTAATCATGAAACAAATACATTTGATCTAAGAATTCAAGATTGCGATTGAATTCTAACATTCGTTTTTCGATTACTTTCTTTATGTGAACCAAAGGGTTTTTACGAAGTACTACGCGCATTTTTTTGTCCTCGCATATTTTATTtgctaaaaagaaaattaaagtttatagtgtaattacattatacgttaattgTACATAGTTAAAAACTCCTTGGTTCGCATCATTATCTAAATGCCCTcctaaaatctttattttactagctacaaaataaaaatgtaaaccaAAATTAAACATTGTTTTCAattgatatttttcatatatcctAGTACTGTATAGTATAGTTATTATGAATACAGCGGAGGATAGTATTAAGAATAATAATGGTAGTAATGTTAACGTGAATGTATCCTATTCACGGTGCTTCTCAACACGAGCTCAATAGCCCTCGTCATCGCAAATGTTACGCGTTAAAGCAACGTCACATTTATTCACTAAATTATACAATATGAGGCTATCGAGTTTTTCTTTCGCCATAATTACATTTATACATTCGTTTCGTAAATAGATGCTAGTTCCATCCTATGTAATGTAcattactattttaattataatcttgTGCTTATTACGTACTTTTCAATGAATCAAATACATCTTTGCCCCTTCATGTTTctcttcaaataaaatatttgcgaTTTAATAAGTATTTCTGTTTTTATCTGTATTTCCATGCCTTGTTTGTGCGAGTAAAAGTTATTGAATTATAAATGGTTTATCAGTTGAGAAACACCGATACTCCTTCACAATATTATCTAACATTATACCATGTCATGAGAATGTTATAACATCTCCATAGCACCTGAAGCATACAGTGAACATTCTCCcatgtacattttatttaattacaggcAGTCATTGGACTTATTTCATAACAAACTCTCCCATTTGTGAACATTAGATCATTAATTAATACATTCTCAATATAATCATTACAGATATTCATGTAAATTCAGTACAATACACAATTTTCATGGACTAAGATTATAATAAGGCCTCAGAACATTTGACTCATTCACATTTACATCTCATAACTCACaggatttttgtacattttgttaaaaaatgtattatcaatttatcgatagttattttttttatctttatcatataattattacatatttttttactttccaAATAATGCAATTTAATTGTTACAATTAAGATGTAATTAATTCAAgaattaatatacaattttatagagGTAATTTTAAACTTATagtatttacaataaatacaaaGACAAATTCTATGAGTCACGAGATGTTACATATCTATTGTTGAACGATTTTAATGTAGTGCTCTTCAAGTATTTATGCAAACACATTGCAATGGAGAGTACAAACTGCTACAAAACAATTCCAATATGATTTGCTGTACAATCGTTAATACATATACGTCACGCGCTCGTTATGTTTTTTAAGGCCATATACGAGATTTATTACAAAGGTATTGCCCCTTTCAGGCAGCATTTGATATATTcattaatttggaaatttgtctAAGGATAGACAAATGGACGACACAGCCTCGACAGAGAATGTTCACAGTGTAAGACAGCAGCATAGACATATCTCAGCGCAGCCTCACTTTACCATTGGTTAGTATTTCAGCTGGTAATTATACAAAGCTATAATTCCTTAAGTTAAACAATATAACTATGCGCGGAAGAACCCTTCGTAGATcagattttttttatacaaaggATAACATTAAGAGGTACTGTAAGTATTAACTAGTTTATTTCAATTACTGAATTGTTATAGATTTCATTCTACGATTAAACGGtagattaattgtaattttaattatacaattatacaaagaaaaaattgattaattatgTTGATACACTTTTTTACATACTTAGCAATACTATTCTAATATAATAGGTAACAACTACGAAGGGTATTTGCAGAGTATGCAATTTGTAAATTATCAACATGAAATCAAGGCTTCTTTGTTATCTATTATCCTtactttttgaaaatatatgcaGAAATTAAAAACGTCTTAAAACctataatgtaaatattacacAACATATAAAGTAACAATATGTAACAGAGTTGTTTTGTACCTATATATCTACTATGGCAGAAGGTGGGTCTTGTGCCGAGTTATTCTTGGCTACTGTCAATTTTAAGCCAACATTATAGATATAACTATCCTAATCTTAAATAGGACGTGCATGATTTCATATTAATTCATTAATCATTAACACGTCAACTAACTACTTTCTGTATTTAGGGACTTCCAAATGTAATAGTTACTTTTatggtttttaatattttggaaACAACTTTCCTATACTTACATTTACTTTAATATCACTCTAGTCTAAACTGCACTCATTATAAAAATCTGTTATTTCACAAACACtgcaattaaaatgtaaaaatgttgtCAAAGAAATAAGTGAAtcttaaaaaaaggaaattattgACTTAAAAATAAGTATctacaatttttgaaaattatgtgtaattttgtaatactatctctatgaattttattgtaatatatttagtTTTACTGTAATACAGAGTGATACGTTTTCATGATATACATAGTAGAAACaacaataatatacaaagttaatAACAATTTCAGAAACTtactataaaaatacatttagtttagtaacaaaagaaaaagtaacTCTTTAGAAGCcccataataatttatttccattCAACATACTCCTTGATTCATTTTCCATTCATTCTATGGTAAAACACGCAACATTactataatttaattctattaaaatgGCATTCAGTATATTCTTATAGAATTAGTTCAttcaatatataaaaaaaatatacaatttcgaCTACTCAATGCAATCGTTCAGTAATCGTGAGTTTGTACTATCCGAATGCCATTTTCTTTTATCATACATTTTTCTTGGACTAGTACTACAAAGACTGTAGAACTGTCCGCacaattctaatgaaaatataattaatgtcTATACGCAGTGGGACTTCATTGATATTCAATCAATTCACAAAACTCGTAACGTGTCAAAATCTAtagagaaaatgaataaaagaattCTGTTGTTAACCATATATTTCTCATTCGTTAAGCTCCTTCAAGACTGTGTACCTGACTATGTAAAATTGTGTATACtgaatacattaaaaataagTAGTCAGGTACGGATGATTGTTTTTACATACAAATATAAGAATAAAGGCATTACAAGTTATTACAATGTTTCTCTcattacaaaaaataatttttaattaatgtatTTCGGCACTATTTAGTCCCTCTCGCTTCTCAGTTACAAAAGTATTGTTACGAGTTGTGAATGATTTATACTTACCTGAGGGATACACTCCCACTTGTTATCCTCAATAAATTGCACGTATTTAGTGCTTTGCTAGGTTTCTTTATCGAGGTATTCTTTCAGCAAATTAATTTGTCACGTCAATACGCACACATAGTGTCTTGTTTGGGCAAGGTATTAGTAATGCGATGGCAGATTATGTATGATCTGTCATAGTTTCAAAAATGGCTTCATGCCAACATCAAAGTATCTTTcgttattattgtataatttaaataatttataatttacagatCCTGTAGAACACAAGTGGCTGTACGCAAGCATATCCTATTgacaaattaatatattacataaaatgcTTGGTATACCACCACATTGATGTGACCATTGATGGTTGGTATATTTTCATCGTATCATACCGTAACTTAAGCATATATTCAAAAACATATTCATACACGCGGTTGcatgagatatatatataaaaaaatgcgTCCGAGTGTATGTGTAACTATGGTCGTGTGTTACTTGCCCTCTACCGCATTCTTCTAATGGCTTTCTTGAACTTCCGCTGTGGAGTTTGAGTAGGTATTGctctgaaataaaatatgataatatataacaaacaaTTCTTGTAATTAATATgatgaataattttgtataatttatacatacTTAAATGCTATAGGTGCATTACCACCAGTGAAGTTAAATGTTGGTGGAGTATTAGGATCAAATGTTGGTGTAGTACCGGGAGCATTAAAATTAAATCCTGCAGATGGTGTAGAAGTAGATGCctaaacaaattaattattaaaatttaattctaattaaattcaaCTTGTTCATCTTGAGACATCTTGACATCTTGTATTTTAGTATACTTACAGTACCAAAATTAAAACCACCTGACGTAACAGCAGGTGCTGTAGATCCGAAATTAAATCCTGTATTTGAAGGAGTAGACGAGAATGACGACGACGCTTGATTCTGTGTACGAGGTTGTGATGCACCAAAAATTGGATTTGTTGCTGTAGATTGAGCAAATGCTGATGCTTCCGGTTTAGGTGCATTAAATAGGAAGCCGGAAGAATTAGTTGATGTAGGATTATTGAATGTATTCCCAAATAAATTAGCATTTTTCTGGGTAGATGAATGGCTACCAAACGTAAATAATGGTTTCTGAGTTGATTCAGCAGGATTAgtatttgtagaaaaattaaatCCAGTTGCTGGTTTCGCTATTGGTTGAGCAGGAGTAGTGCCAAACGTGAATATGTTTGAATTTGGTGTACTAGTTTCATTTAACTTTGAGGTAGATCCAAATATGTTAGGTGTTGACTCAGTAGTAAACGTTGAAGCAGTATTATTACCAAAAACGGATGTAGCAGATGATCCAAAAAGTGTTGATGTAGCTGACGGTGCGCCAAAAGAGGTTGGTGTCGCAGTTGGTGCTTGGAGTGATGGATTGAATAAAGATGTTGGTTTATTATCTGTGTTTCCAAATACACCTATTTTTGGGTCAGTTGAACCAAAAATTTTAGGTTTATTTTCCGTATTACCAAATATTGGTACTTTATTCCCTGGTACTACAAAAGTCGAGGATTTACTTGTATTTGCAGCACCGAATGCAGGTTGTTTATTATCTTCAGTTGAAGTTTGTCCAAATGCTGGGACAGTTTTTGTATCATTATTGCCAAACAGTGATGGACCGCTAGAAATACTTGAGAATAATGAACTTCCAGGAGAGGCATTTGGCAATGTACTAAAAGTTTTAGTTATTGAGGGTTCTTCCTTTGTTTTACTGTTTCCAAATGTAAAGGTATTAGATAAATTAGAAGTAGGCGCTGATGTTGATGCCTGTCCAAATGTTGGTACAGCTGGTGTTTGTGTAGTTGATTTTGATTCAAGAAATGTAAAGGAAGATTGAGTAGAAGGTGGAAGACTTGATACCACAGTTGTAGAAGTACTACTAGTAATTGTACTTGTGCTACTTGGTACAACAAAAGAAAATGCAGCAGTTGATTTAGATTCTTGTATACTGCTTTGAGTTACTGAAGGTAATGTATttgtattagtagtagtagatTCGGTAGCTTCTATGTTTGGCTTTGAAGTTTCTGTCATAGTACTTCCCAG comes from Bombus terrestris chromosome 7, iyBomTerr1.2, whole genome shotgun sequence and encodes:
- the LOC100644367 gene encoding WW domain-containing adapter protein with coiled-coil isoform X5, which gives rise to MESLTFSSSAVQKLQLYIVLENAKYNSSKGGYSSSTTSSDSRYEGRMRDSPNGNSYSPAGGLGMGMGTDRDSPRSYTSKPLYKKERENRDYKLSSSRDKYSDCARSPKDKRSRESRDSEHRTNHDRSSGEILHPIKLSSNSSRESSSQRKPSHNSCQDKRGDERGGAMERSARFGDWSEHMSSSGKKYYYNCKTEVSQWEKPREWISRTENRQRQSNDYSSRSSHDKHSNSRSNSSSVRDGKSSRQTDKREYWSSCSGSGGSGSREDVSIREREREKERERERERERDREPGREETGVERQAQDMDISPGDSTPTSEPLTSCTHDPLPQGPVLLATALPRLTSHPPSTPQTPGKLNSPTQQGNSNAPGPPVSLANLPRLLSQITGNKEQPDITPQKALQTLQTAAILLSRQQSASGDRNNSGNDVMVPLKVDTSGNVTNEGPPTPTHSETQDCIDARKLTSPGATNSGVQGLSSLQNLSTLGSLGNLSNTGLQALSRVQPPLTPSLTPSLANHYREDLTQHVRAFPADILEKQAQKLSEEAHTMGSLQCTRVSAELKTARSIVRLTEIQATLQEQRILFLRQQIQTLEELKSQNSFMSDDS
- the LOC100644367 gene encoding WW domain-containing adapter protein with coiled-coil homolog isoform X3; this translates as MVMHARKPQRISDGYFEKHQAHPYQNAKYNSSKGGYSSSTTSSDSRYEGRMRDSPNGNSYSPAGGLGMGMGTDRDSPRSYTSKPLYKKERENRDYKLSSSRDKYSDCARSPKDKRSRESRDSEHRTNHDRSSGEILHPIKLSSNSSRESSSQRKPSHNSCQDKRGDERGGAMERSARFGDWSEHMSSSGKKYYYNCKTEVSQWEKPREWISRTENRQRQSNDYSSRSSHDKHSNSRSNSSSVRDGKSSRQTDKREYWSSCSGSGGSGSREDVSIREREREKERERERERERDREPGREETGVERQAQDMDISPGDSTPTSEPLTSCTHDPLPQGPVLLATALPRLTSHPPSTPQTPGKLNSPTQQGNSNAPGPPVSLANLPRLLSQITGNKEQPDITPQKALQTLQTAAILLSRQQSASGDRNNSGNDVMVPLKVDTSGNVTNEGPPTPTHSETQDCIDARKLTSPGATNSGVQGLSSLQNLSTLGSLGNLSNTGLQALSRVQPPLTPSLTPSLANHYREDLTQHVRAFPADILEKQAQKLSEEAHTMGSLQCTRVSAELKTARSIVRLTEIQATLQEQRILFLRQQIQTLEELKSQNSFMSDDS
- the LOC100644367 gene encoding WW domain-containing adapter protein with coiled-coil isoform X2, whose translation is MTLTDRKGNIRGREFPTDTGIDGNACEETTKDQRWVGYRRQIPNPDTTNLYSPHLSSTKYFEKHQAHPYQNAKYNSSKGGYSSSTTSSDSRYEGRMRDSPNGNSYSPAGGLGMGMGTDRDSPRSYTSKPLYKKERENRDYKLSSSRDKYSDCARSPKDKRSRESRDSEHRTNHDRSSGEILHPIKLSSNSSRESSSQRKPSHNSCQDKRGDERGGAMERSARFGDWSEHMSSSGKKYYYNCKTEVSQWEKPREWISRTENRQRQSNDYSSRSSHDKHSNSRSNSSSVRDGKSSRQTDKREYWSSCSGSGGSGSREDVSIREREREKERERERERERDREPGREETGVERQAQDMDISPGDSTPTSEPLTSCTHDPLPQGPVLLATALPRLTSHPPSTPQTPGKLNSPTQQGNSNAPGPPVSLANLPRLLSQITGNKEQPDITPQKALQTLQTAAILLSRQSASGDRNNSGNDVMVPLKVDTSGNVTNEGPPTPTHSETQDCIDARKLTSPGATNSGVQGLSSLQNLSTLGSLGNLSNTGLQALSRVQPPLTPSLTPSLANHYREDLTQHVRAFPADILEKQAQKLSEEAHTMGSLQCTRVSAELKTARSIVRLTEIQATLQEQRILFLRQQIQTLEELKSQNSFMSDDS
- the LOC100644367 gene encoding WW domain-containing adapter protein with coiled-coil homolog isoform X4 translates to MVMHARKPQRISDGYFEKHQAHPYQNAKYNSSKGGYSSSTTSSDSRYEGRMRDSPNGNSYSPAGGLGMGMGTDRDSPRSYTSKPLYKKERENRDYKLSSSRDKYSDCARSPKDKRSRESRDSEHRTNHDRSSGEILHPIKLSSNSSRESSSQRKPSHNSCQDKRGDERGGAMERSARFGDWSEHMSSSGKKYYYNCKTEVSQWEKPREWISRTENRQRQSNDYSSRSSHDKHSNSRSNSSSVRDGKSSRQTDKREYWSSCSGSGGSGSREDVSIREREREKERERERERERDREPGREETGVERQAQDMDISPGDSTPTSEPLTSCTHDPLPQGPVLLATALPRLTSHPPSTPQTPGKLNSPTQQGNSNAPGPPVSLANLPRLLSQITGNKEQPDITPQKALQTLQTAAILLSRQSASGDRNNSGNDVMVPLKVDTSGNVTNEGPPTPTHSETQDCIDARKLTSPGATNSGVQGLSSLQNLSTLGSLGNLSNTGLQALSRVQPPLTPSLTPSLANHYREDLTQHVRAFPADILEKQAQKLSEEAHTMGSLQCTRVSAELKTARSIVRLTEIQATLQEQRILFLRQQIQTLEELKSQNSFMSDDS
- the LOC100644367 gene encoding WW domain-containing adapter protein with coiled-coil isoform X1, translating into MTLTDRKGNIRGREFPTDTGIDGNACEETTKDQRWVGYRRQIPNPDTTNLYSPHLSSTKYFEKHQAHPYQNAKYNSSKGGYSSSTTSSDSRYEGRMRDSPNGNSYSPAGGLGMGMGTDRDSPRSYTSKPLYKKERENRDYKLSSSRDKYSDCARSPKDKRSRESRDSEHRTNHDRSSGEILHPIKLSSNSSRESSSQRKPSHNSCQDKRGDERGGAMERSARFGDWSEHMSSSGKKYYYNCKTEVSQWEKPREWISRTENRQRQSNDYSSRSSHDKHSNSRSNSSSVRDGKSSRQTDKREYWSSCSGSGGSGSREDVSIREREREKERERERERERDREPGREETGVERQAQDMDISPGDSTPTSEPLTSCTHDPLPQGPVLLATALPRLTSHPPSTPQTPGKLNSPTQQGNSNAPGPPVSLANLPRLLSQITGNKEQPDITPQKALQTLQTAAILLSRQQSASGDRNNSGNDVMVPLKVDTSGNVTNEGPPTPTHSETQDCIDARKLTSPGATNSGVQGLSSLQNLSTLGSLGNLSNTGLQALSRVQPPLTPSLTPSLANHYREDLTQHVRAFPADILEKQAQKLSEEAHTMGSLQCTRVSAELKTARSIVRLTEIQATLQEQRILFLRQQIQTLEELKSQNSFMSDDS